A single genomic interval of Oryzias latipes chromosome 3, ASM223467v1 harbors:
- the LOC111946924 gene encoding sterile alpha motif domain-containing protein 3-like isoform X1 — MLLIPDPKLKSDILEGLIQEVVKHTVYPTDRKFDQVAEALILRHPCLKEKGSPSGYAGWKMSLKYKLSNYRTHLRKVGCPEVCVNALKHKPAEKCSPAYDVKRPKRGEVDYCPPFPLGESEQSLETIRIELLSDVKKRNNRDAIKDKMNKTFSLRRQEVIYDAPMISELQERWPALFDPAEINAEFKRITTMPLQSRFLSQLDFLSESLLRVFSKRSGKQGKMLKDMTDRMMDDVDARRESLIKGLCLYLNENPDILVHEYMDMTDVSTLSAIEKTTAGVYVAKETPGKDFPDVGIIIEGVVILQDLDNVALATAMLFELFYCFNMSYPAQLRYTFEVIQKVVMELDPTELSRKAQNLKTKLQ; from the exons ATGCTGCTGATTCCTGATCCAAAGCTGAAGTCTGACATATTGGAAGGGTTGATCCAGGAGGTAGTCAAACACACAGTATATCCCACAGACAGAAAGTTTGACCAAGTTGCAGAGGCACTCATCCTGAGGCATccatgtttaaaagaaaagggcTCACCCAGTGGCTATGCAGGATGGAAGATGAGCCTCAAATACAAATTGTCAAACTACCGCACACATCTCAGGAAAGTAGGATGTCCTGAGGTATGTGTGAATGCTTTGAAACATAAACCAGCGGAGAAATGTTCTCCTGCTTATGATGTTAAGAGACCAAAGAGGGGTGAAGTGGATTACTGTCCCCCTTTTCCACTTGGAGAAAGTGAACAGTCCCTTGAGACAATAAGGATCGAACTTCTTTCAGATGTCAAGAAGCGCAACAACAGAGATGCAATAAAggataaaatgaacaaaaccttttcattaAGAAGACAAGAAGTAATTTATGATGCTCCCATGATCAGCGAGCTACAAGAGAGATGGCCAGCTCTTTTTGATCCAGCAgag ATAAACGCAGAGTTCAAGCGCATTACAACCATGCCTCTACAGTCAAGGTTTCTGTCGCAGCTTGACTTTCTGTCTGAAAGTCTGCTGAGAGTGTTTTCAAAGCGATCAGGGAAGCAgggcaaaatgttgaaagacaTGACAGACAGGATGATG GATGACGTGGATGCTAGAAGGGAGTCCCTAATTAAAGGACTTTGCCTCTATTTGAATGAGAATCCTGACATCTTGGTGCATGAGTACATG GACATGACTGACGTCTCCACTCTAAGTGCCATTGAGAAAACAACAGCGGGAGTCTATGTTGCCAAGGAGACACCAGGCAAGGACTTTCCTGATGTTGGCATCATCATCGAAGGTGTGGTGATACTTCAGGACCTGGATAATGTGGCCCTTGCAACAGCCATGCTGTTTGAACTTTTTTACTGCTTCAACATGAGTTACCCGGCACAGCTCCGCTACACTTTTGAGGTGATTCAAAAGGTGGTCATGGAATTGGATCCGACTGAACTCTCGAGAAAAGCCCAAAACTTAAAGACAAAACTTCAATAA
- the LOC111946924 gene encoding uncharacterized protein LOC111946924 isoform X2, whose product MPLQSRFLSQLDFLSESLLRVFSKRSGKQGKMLKDMTDRMMDDVDARRESLIKGLCLYLNENPDILVHEYMDMTDVSTLSAIEKTTAGVYVAKETPGKDFPDVGIIIEGVVILQDLDNVALATAMLFELFYCFNMSYPAQLRYTFEVIQKVVMELDPTELSRKAQNLKTKLQ is encoded by the exons ATGCCTCTACAGTCAAGGTTTCTGTCGCAGCTTGACTTTCTGTCTGAAAGTCTGCTGAGAGTGTTTTCAAAGCGATCAGGGAAGCAgggcaaaatgttgaaagacaTGACAGACAGGATGATG GATGACGTGGATGCTAGAAGGGAGTCCCTAATTAAAGGACTTTGCCTCTATTTGAATGAGAATCCTGACATCTTGGTGCATGAGTACATG GACATGACTGACGTCTCCACTCTAAGTGCCATTGAGAAAACAACAGCGGGAGTCTATGTTGCCAAGGAGACACCAGGCAAGGACTTTCCTGATGTTGGCATCATCATCGAAGGTGTGGTGATACTTCAGGACCTGGATAATGTGGCCCTTGCAACAGCCATGCTGTTTGAACTTTTTTACTGCTTCAACATGAGTTACCCGGCACAGCTCCGCTACACTTTTGAGGTGATTCAAAAGGTGGTCATGGAATTGGATCCGACTGAACTCTCGAGAAAAGCCCAAAACTTAAAGACAAAACTTCAATAA